A region of Micromonospora chokoriensis DNA encodes the following proteins:
- a CDS encoding PucR family transcriptional regulator has protein sequence MGGLFSLWRQRVADNARRAVDAYQEELLEYRNLAVMPRVRSEMLDFAVFLRQRTVDLAADSAPFHVQDLDLMAAMGRQRGEKGLTLTAQRQVLLVHTRLTLREVYEAAGPNDIAATMHTLAWLAPAGLAAQGAYTRGWIEGQRRALATVAQVRLLTVMLLAGDDSATELARGLHMPVPDHVVATVVRVAGGSPGPDQAARDEFAGALLKTHWMPLSWPEPHEVVALIPSSPGDRQPAVERGLALARDVASMTGRPCAAGTAPGRARAFGDAVALARQVSEVAPARAVPRHAYTVTDVFAELGAARLAEVGQWLQVVAAQLDAGPDLVSTLDTYYQHDMNRLDTAAALCIHPRTLDYRLARVRDLTGLEAGSTRGVRVLSTAVARILAG, from the coding sequence ATGGGCGGTCTGTTCAGCCTCTGGCGGCAGCGAGTGGCCGACAACGCCCGCCGGGCGGTGGACGCCTACCAGGAGGAGCTGCTGGAATACCGCAACCTCGCGGTGATGCCGCGAGTGCGGTCGGAGATGCTCGATTTCGCGGTCTTCCTCCGTCAGCGCACTGTCGACCTCGCGGCGGACAGCGCACCGTTCCACGTGCAGGATCTGGACCTGATGGCCGCGATGGGCCGCCAGCGCGGCGAGAAGGGACTCACCCTGACCGCGCAGCGGCAGGTGCTGCTCGTGCACACCCGGCTGACGCTGCGCGAGGTGTACGAGGCCGCCGGCCCGAACGACATCGCCGCGACGATGCACACGCTCGCCTGGCTGGCCCCCGCGGGACTGGCCGCCCAGGGCGCGTACACCCGGGGCTGGATCGAGGGGCAGCGGCGCGCGCTGGCGACCGTCGCCCAGGTGCGGCTGCTGACGGTGATGCTGCTGGCCGGCGACGACAGCGCGACCGAGCTGGCGCGCGGCCTGCACATGCCGGTCCCCGACCACGTCGTCGCGACGGTGGTCCGGGTGGCCGGCGGGTCGCCCGGACCGGACCAGGCGGCGCGGGACGAGTTCGCCGGCGCGCTGCTGAAGACGCACTGGATGCCGCTGAGCTGGCCGGAGCCGCACGAGGTGGTCGCGCTGATCCCCAGTTCGCCGGGCGACCGGCAGCCGGCGGTCGAGCGCGGGCTCGCGCTGGCCCGCGACGTGGCCTCGATGACCGGCCGACCATGCGCGGCCGGCACCGCGCCCGGGCGGGCGCGCGCGTTCGGCGACGCCGTGGCGCTGGCCCGGCAGGTCAGCGAGGTCGCACCGGCGCGGGCCGTGCCGCGCCACGCGTACACGGTCACCGATGTCTTCGCCGAGCTGGGCGCCGCCCGGCTGGCGGAGGTCGGGCAGTGGCTTCAGGTGGTGGCGGCGCAACTCGACGCCGGCCCCGACCTGGTCTCCACGCTGGACACCTACTACCAGCACGACATGAACCGGCTCGACACCGCGGCCGCGCTGTGCATCCACCCGCGCACGCTCGACTACCGGCTGGCCCGGGTGCGCGACCTGACCGGGCTGGAGGCGGGCTCGACCCGCGGCGTACGCGTGCTGAGCACCGCCGTCGCCCGGATCCTCGCCGGCTAG
- a CDS encoding M48 family metalloprotease yields the protein MSADATVSPDGGPAIAAGSPAPPSHQHRWWKARTDIRFATLMMAVLASSVVALTTVFLSLPATEQLNDDQVDPCLRGIAARVASLPTGYDQAITGTYLMQQCVRPFFAAQATTVGVGLAGQIGLAGLLYALHPWWLARRRRLAPLPADGNADVLADLAMLSRQAGLPHQPTWLLAPYAATHGGQAFGLPRCRRVALDVGLLVRFDIDRPGFRAVIRHELAHLRNRDVDQAYLTIAIWWSFALLALAPFLVLSLFPDLLRRPFPAALLQIGDDPGRLTHRLVTVLVLAAVVYLARNAILRARETHADVVAAESDSDGALPRVVAALPWPGTRARRGVALPAWGGRSRYGTHPSPAERARTLTDTDRLARMGGWEMAGIGLTAGLALRGVSLLGGNLLGSRFMAMTLVVLPVTTMLTAILAAAVSRDPAAPRRRMLLLPAALSAGLAASGPLSMGAIETSVTGVVGEDTGVAVFAVSTVLLLIGLTLTAAWVWSVQHGHAGRLGVRQRRAIVVSAVAVSAPLLALWYWMSFSGSIVASYRPGRPDPGWAIGWYATLADWTGLMLEFQIQAMQTPITSAGMVLLWAVPVVVLRWWRRSERLVGLRRALLAGLGAGLAVIAVGAALPFAARAALPVEILHAPANMEWDANPGFLRVYHNVYTALAVLGQAVAAGIVAAGRTRLRPVFVPVAVCTTAVLATLGLYVSRAVSSCVGLTGVQQTNLAQPCDGRLLLLDGYIGFHFHSILSWGAIAAVLAALVGAAARALLNYRAVTSPEAVQTRHPGRTTTAALGLLALLGMSAAAAEAPGHYQHWKPNPPPAVPDLAPPAADPCVIGAWREVVREEDAAPFGSLRYRFTGAGATQTYHADGTTILDYGAGVAYTATIEGRRVALTVKGQITARYQIRDGTIAYYDAVSNGTQVWSIDGADQGPGSSESSVSLSPDRYHCAGDTLVQSSATEESYRIELRRVVD from the coding sequence ATGAGCGCCGACGCGACGGTGAGTCCCGACGGTGGACCCGCGATCGCCGCCGGTAGCCCGGCGCCACCGTCACACCAACACCGGTGGTGGAAGGCACGAACCGACATACGGTTCGCGACCCTCATGATGGCGGTGCTCGCTTCCAGCGTGGTCGCCCTGACAACCGTGTTCCTGTCGCTGCCCGCGACAGAACAGCTCAACGACGACCAGGTGGACCCGTGCCTGCGCGGCATCGCCGCGAGAGTTGCGAGCCTGCCCACCGGCTACGACCAGGCGATCACCGGCACGTACCTGATGCAGCAGTGTGTCCGGCCGTTCTTCGCGGCGCAGGCGACGACGGTCGGCGTCGGGCTGGCCGGCCAGATCGGTCTGGCAGGTCTGCTGTACGCCCTGCATCCATGGTGGCTAGCCCGGCGGCGCCGGCTCGCCCCCCTCCCTGCCGACGGCAACGCCGACGTGCTTGCCGACCTGGCGATGCTCTCGCGGCAGGCCGGCCTGCCGCATCAACCGACGTGGCTGCTCGCCCCCTATGCCGCTACTCACGGAGGCCAGGCATTCGGGCTTCCGCGGTGCCGACGGGTGGCTCTGGACGTCGGGCTGCTGGTGCGCTTCGACATCGATCGACCGGGCTTCCGAGCGGTAATCCGTCACGAACTCGCTCATCTGCGTAACCGCGACGTGGACCAGGCGTACCTGACGATCGCCATCTGGTGGTCGTTCGCGCTCCTTGCGCTGGCACCGTTCCTGGTCCTCTCGTTGTTTCCCGACCTGCTGCGGCGGCCGTTTCCGGCCGCACTGCTGCAGATCGGCGACGACCCCGGCCGGTTGACGCATCGCCTGGTCACCGTGTTGGTTCTGGCCGCCGTGGTGTACCTGGCCCGCAATGCCATTCTGCGTGCTCGGGAGACCCACGCCGACGTGGTGGCCGCCGAGTCCGACAGCGACGGGGCGCTGCCGAGAGTCGTGGCGGCTCTGCCGTGGCCGGGGACCCGGGCGCGGCGCGGGGTGGCGCTGCCAGCATGGGGCGGTCGGTCCCGCTACGGCACGCATCCGAGCCCCGCCGAGCGGGCCAGGACGCTCACGGATACGGACCGGCTGGCCCGGATGGGCGGATGGGAGATGGCCGGTATCGGGCTGACCGCAGGCCTCGCGCTGCGCGGCGTCAGCCTGCTCGGCGGCAACCTGCTGGGCTCGCGCTTCATGGCCATGACGCTGGTTGTGCTGCCAGTCACCACGATGTTGACAGCCATCCTGGCGGCGGCTGTCAGCCGGGACCCGGCAGCGCCCCGGAGACGGATGCTCCTGCTGCCTGCGGCACTGAGTGCCGGATTGGCTGCCAGCGGACCACTGTCCATGGGCGCGATAGAGACCAGCGTCACCGGTGTCGTTGGCGAAGACACCGGCGTCGCTGTCTTCGCGGTGAGCACCGTGCTGCTACTGATCGGCCTCACGCTCACCGCCGCCTGGGTGTGGTCCGTGCAGCATGGTCACGCCGGTCGGCTGGGCGTCCGGCAACGCCGCGCGATCGTGGTGAGCGCGGTCGCCGTAAGCGCTCCGCTGCTCGCCCTCTGGTATTGGATGTCCTTCAGCGGCAGCATCGTGGCGAGCTATCGGCCCGGCAGGCCGGATCCGGGATGGGCGATCGGCTGGTACGCCACGCTCGCCGACTGGACCGGCCTGATGCTCGAGTTCCAGATCCAGGCGATGCAAACTCCGATCACCTCCGCCGGCATGGTGCTCCTGTGGGCCGTCCCCGTGGTCGTCCTGCGCTGGTGGCGTCGCAGCGAACGTCTCGTCGGCCTCCGCCGCGCTCTCCTGGCTGGTCTGGGTGCAGGACTGGCGGTGATCGCCGTCGGTGCGGCCCTGCCGTTCGCCGCCCGTGCCGCACTCCCCGTCGAGATCCTGCACGCCCCCGCGAATATGGAGTGGGACGCGAACCCGGGGTTTCTACGGGTGTACCACAACGTCTACACCGCCCTCGCGGTACTGGGTCAAGCTGTGGCAGCCGGTATCGTCGCGGCGGGCCGAACCCGCCTGCGACCCGTATTCGTCCCGGTGGCGGTCTGTACCACCGCGGTACTGGCCACCCTGGGGCTCTACGTCAGCCGGGCGGTGTCGTCCTGTGTCGGGCTGACCGGTGTTCAACAGACCAATCTCGCGCAGCCGTGCGACGGCCGGCTCCTGCTGCTCGACGGCTACATTGGATTCCACTTCCACAGCATCCTCAGTTGGGGCGCCATCGCAGCCGTGCTCGCAGCCCTGGTCGGCGCCGCGGCCAGAGCCCTTCTCAACTACCGGGCGGTCACCAGTCCGGAAGCGGTGCAAACCCGACACCCGGGCCGGACGACGACTGCCGCACTCGGCCTCTTGGCCCTGCTCGGGATGAGCGCCGCCGCCGCCGAGGCCCCCGGCCATTACCAGCATTGGAAGCCGAACCCCCCACCGGCGGTCCCCGACCTCGCCCCACCCGCGGCCGACCCCTGCGTAATCGGTGCCTGGCGGGAGGTCGTCCGCGAAGAGGACGCGGCTCCATTCGGCTCGCTGCGCTACCGGTTCACCGGCGCTGGCGCCACCCAGACCTACCACGCTGACGGCACCACGATCCTCGACTACGGTGCGGGCGTCGCCTATACGGCAACCATCGAGGGCCGTCGCGTCGCGCTGACCGTGAAGGGCCAGATCACCGCCCGCTACCAGATCCGCGACGGCACGATCGCCTACTACGACGCGGTGTCTAACGGCACGCAGGTGTGGAGCATCGACGGTGCCGACCAGGGCCCGGGATCATCCGAGTCCTCGGTGTCACTGTCCCCCGACCGGTACCACTGTGCCGGCGATACCCTCGTCCAGTCCTCAGCCACTGAAGAGAGCTACCGCATCGAACTCCGTCGGGTCGTCGACTAG